A single window of Nocardioides baekrokdamisoli DNA harbors:
- a CDS encoding acyl-CoA carboxylase subunit beta, translating to MTQQLTAPADLDDFNEDPQRAALLTRRAAKAVRVAPRGNRTFTAKERAEQLADQGTFVAFAPARSREPGVGAGVLTGWATVNRRPVVIISHDAAVAAGAIGAVFADAVQDAQRFAIDHGYPIIYLNDSSGARIHDGIHALHGCGGIFRLNVKATRRVPQISVILGPCAGAAAYSPALTDWTIMVREQGQMFLTGPDIVKAATGEDATAEAIGGADMHTQTSGVAHLAVDSEAEAIQATRKILSFTPTYAGGPLPESLPVGPDAAAAAELPYVVPSKASVGFDMTQVIAGVVDEGSMFEIMPTRSPSVLTMFARLDGKPVGILANQPNARGGILDTQTSVKASRFVDYCGRFGIPVLTFVDVPGFLPGTVEEGRGVITYGATLLRAYAEATGPLLTVIVRKAYGGAYIAMGSPSLGADACWAWPGSEIAVMGPGGAVALLNRRELAAAEDPAALRDSLAADYRENVARPWIAAEAGIVDDVILPEETRDRLVASLRMLTA from the coding sequence ATGACCCAGCAACTCACCGCACCCGCGGATCTGGACGACTTCAACGAGGACCCGCAGCGCGCTGCCCTGCTCACTCGTCGCGCCGCCAAGGCCGTACGCGTTGCGCCGCGGGGCAACCGGACCTTCACCGCGAAGGAGCGCGCCGAGCAGCTCGCTGACCAGGGCACCTTCGTGGCGTTCGCCCCGGCGCGGTCACGTGAGCCGGGCGTCGGCGCCGGCGTCCTCACCGGATGGGCAACCGTGAACCGTCGGCCAGTGGTCATCATCAGCCACGACGCGGCAGTCGCCGCCGGCGCGATCGGGGCCGTCTTCGCAGACGCGGTCCAGGACGCGCAGCGGTTCGCGATCGACCACGGCTACCCGATCATCTACCTCAACGACTCCAGCGGCGCGCGGATCCACGACGGCATCCACGCGCTGCACGGCTGTGGCGGCATCTTCCGGCTCAACGTGAAGGCGACCCGTCGGGTGCCCCAGATCAGCGTCATCCTCGGCCCGTGTGCCGGTGCCGCCGCGTACTCACCTGCCCTCACCGACTGGACGATCATGGTCCGCGAGCAGGGGCAGATGTTCCTCACCGGCCCCGACATCGTGAAGGCCGCGACCGGCGAGGACGCCACCGCCGAGGCGATCGGCGGCGCCGACATGCACACCCAGACCTCCGGCGTCGCGCACCTCGCGGTCGACTCCGAGGCCGAGGCGATCCAGGCAACGCGCAAGATCCTCTCCTTCACCCCGACGTACGCCGGCGGCCCGCTGCCGGAGTCGTTGCCGGTCGGCCCGGACGCGGCTGCGGCTGCGGAGCTCCCGTACGTGGTGCCGTCGAAGGCCAGCGTCGGCTTCGACATGACGCAGGTGATCGCCGGTGTCGTGGACGAGGGCTCGATGTTCGAGATCATGCCCACGCGCTCCCCCAGCGTGCTGACGATGTTCGCCCGCCTCGACGGCAAGCCGGTCGGCATCCTGGCCAACCAGCCGAACGCCCGCGGCGGCATCCTCGACACCCAGACCTCGGTCAAGGCGTCGCGGTTCGTGGACTACTGCGGCCGATTCGGTATCCCCGTCCTCACCTTCGTCGACGTCCCGGGCTTCCTGCCCGGAACGGTCGAGGAGGGCCGCGGCGTGATCACGTACGGCGCAACGTTGCTGCGTGCGTACGCCGAGGCGACCGGGCCGCTGCTGACCGTCATCGTCCGCAAGGCGTACGGCGGTGCGTACATCGCGATGGGTTCGCCGTCGCTCGGCGCCGATGCGTGCTGGGCGTGGCCGGGTTCGGAGATCGCGGTGATGGGTCCCGGTGGCGCGGTGGCGCTGCTCAACCGGCGCGAACTCGCCGCCGCCGAGGACCCGGCCGCGCTGCGCGACTCGTTGGCCGCCGACTACCGCGAGAACGTCGCCCGCCCGTGGATCGCGGCCGAGGCCGGGATCGTCGACGACGTGATCCTGCCCGAGGAGACCCGCGACCGCTTGGTGGCGTCGTTGCGGATGCTGACCGCATGA
- a CDS encoding TetR/AcrR family transcriptional regulator: MTEELLEPRRRPTQDRSQKKFDELLRVARRLLIDVGFESFTCEEVAHRAGLPIGTLYQFFANKYVIVCELDRQDAVDVREQVRELTAQLPTLDWPALVNQVVDRMAAMWVADPSRRAVWHAVQSTPATRATATVIERDLAASVARTLAPLTPGTPRERRTIIAEVLVHVVYSMLNFSVRDGQEHAEAVTELKRLLGAYLHAAESTT; the protein is encoded by the coding sequence ATGACCGAGGAATTGCTGGAGCCGCGGCGTCGACCGACGCAGGATCGGAGCCAGAAGAAGTTCGACGAACTGCTGCGCGTCGCGCGACGTTTGTTGATCGATGTGGGCTTCGAGTCGTTCACCTGTGAAGAGGTCGCCCATCGCGCGGGACTGCCGATCGGCACCCTCTACCAGTTCTTCGCCAACAAGTACGTGATCGTGTGCGAGCTCGACCGGCAGGATGCCGTCGACGTCCGCGAGCAGGTCCGAGAGCTGACAGCCCAACTCCCGACGCTCGACTGGCCGGCCTTGGTCAACCAGGTGGTCGATCGGATGGCGGCGATGTGGGTGGCCGATCCGTCGCGTCGTGCGGTCTGGCACGCCGTACAGTCCACGCCTGCGACCCGGGCCACGGCGACGGTGATCGAGCGCGACCTCGCGGCCAGCGTCGCCCGTACGCTCGCACCCCTGACGCCCGGCACCCCCAGGGAGCGCCGCACGATCATCGCCGAGGTGCTGGTCCATGTCGTCTACTCGATGCTCAACTTCTCGGTTCGCGACGGGCAGGAGCACGCCGAGGCCGTCACGGAACTCAAGCGACTGCTCGGTGCGTACCTGCATGCCGCCGAGAGCACCACGTAG
- the acpS gene encoding holo-ACP synthase AcpS, translating to MPLTAFSPEAIDGHVVGVGLDVVDVASFAEQLALPGSRFSTFFRTGERAEIAARGGGAEHWAARWAAKEALIKAWSTLFYGRPPILADDSLGLVEVVSDGWGRPRLATHGALRLELSDYEIQVSLSHDGPIAAAYVVLSAACRYAPSSRLSSVTASACSCPSRTEKLSIE from the coding sequence ATGCCGCTGACAGCCTTCTCACCCGAGGCGATCGACGGCCACGTCGTCGGCGTCGGACTCGACGTCGTCGACGTCGCGTCGTTCGCCGAGCAACTGGCGTTGCCGGGGTCGCGCTTCAGCACGTTCTTCCGGACCGGCGAGAGGGCCGAGATCGCCGCCCGCGGCGGTGGAGCTGAGCACTGGGCCGCCCGCTGGGCCGCCAAGGAGGCGCTCATCAAGGCCTGGTCGACGCTGTTCTACGGCCGCCCGCCGATCCTGGCCGACGACTCCCTCGGACTCGTCGAGGTCGTCAGCGACGGCTGGGGACGACCACGGCTCGCGACCCACGGAGCACTGCGGCTCGAGCTCAGCGACTACGAGATCCAGGTCTCCCTGAGCCACGACGGTCCGATCGCTGCGGCCTACGTGGTGCTCTCGGCGGCATGCAGGTACGCACCGAGCAGTCGCTTGAGTTCCGTGACGGCCTCGGCGTGCTCCTGCCCGTCGCGAACCGAGAAGTTGAGCATCGAGTAG